The following proteins are co-located in the Bubalus bubalis isolate 160015118507 breed Murrah chromosome 21, NDDB_SH_1, whole genome shotgun sequence genome:
- the TLR9 gene encoding toll-like receptor 9 isoform X2 yields the protein MGPYCAPHPLSLLVQAAALAVALAEGTLPAFLPCELQPHGQVNCNWLFLKSVPHFSAGAPRANVTSLSLISNRIHHLHDSDFVHLSNLRVLNLKWNCPPAGLSPMHFPCHMTIEPNTFLAVPTLEELNLSYNGITTVPALPSSLVSLSLSRTSILVLDPTHFTGLHALRFLYMDGNCYYKNPCPRALEVAPGALLGLGNLTHLSLKYNNLTEVPRHLPPSLDTLLLSYNHIVTLAPEDLANLTALRVLDVGGNCRRCDHARNPCRECPKNFPKLHPDTFSHLSRLEGLVLKDSSLYKLEKDWFRGLDRLQVLDLSENFLYDYITKTTIFKDLTQLRRLNLSFNYHKKVSFAHLHLASSFGDLVSLEKLDMHGIFFRSLTNTTLQPLTQLPKLQSLRLQLNFINQAQLSIFGAFPSLLFVDLSDNRISGAATPAAALGEVDSRVEVWRLPRGLAPGPLDAVSSKDFMPSCNLNFTLDLSRNNLVTIQQEMFTRLSRLQCLRLSHNSISQAVNGSQFVPLTSLRVLDLSHNKLDLYHGRSFTELPQLEALDLSFNSQPFSMQGVGHNLSFVAQLPSLRYLSLAHNGIHSRVSQKLSSASLRALDFSGNSLSQMWAEGDLYLCFFKGLRNLVQLDLSKNHLHTLLPRHLDNLPKSLRQLHLRDNNLAFFNWSSLTVLPRLEALDLAGNQLKALSNGSLPPGIRLQKLDVSSNSIGFVIPGFFVRATRLTELNLSANALKTVDPSWFGSLAGTLKILDVSANPLHCACGAAFVDFLLERQEAVPGLSRRVTCGSPGQLQGRSIFTQDLRLCLDETLSLDCFGLSLLMVALGLAVPMLHHLCGWDLWYCFHLCLAHLPRRRWQRGEDTLLYDAFVVFDKVQSAVADWVYNELRVQLEERRGRRALRLCLEERDWLPGKTLFENLWASVYSSRKTVFVLDHTDRVSGLLRASFLLAQQRLLEDRKDVVVLVILRPAAYRSRYVRLRQRLCRQSVLLWPHQPSGQGSFWANLGIALTRDNRHFYNRNFCRGPTTAE from the exons ATG GGCCCCTACTGTGCCCCGCACCCCCTTTCTCTCCTGGTGCAGGCAGCGGCACTGGCAGTGGCCCTGGCCGAGGGCaccctgcctgccttcctgcccTGTGAGCTCCAGCCCCATGGTCAGGTGAACTGCAACTGGCTGTTCCTGAAGTCTGTGCCGCACTTTTCGGCTGGAGCCCCCCGGGCCAACGTCACCAGCCTCTCCTTAATCTCCAACCGCATCCACCACTTGCATGACTCCGACTTCGTCCACCTGTCCAACCTACGGGTCCTCAACCTCAAGTGGAACTGCCCACCGGCCGGCCTCAGCCCCATGCACTTCCCCTGCCACATGACAATTGAGCCCAACACCTTTCTGGCTGTGCCTACCCTGGAGGAGCTGAACCTGAGCTACAACGGCATCACGACCGTGCCTGCCCTGCCCAGTTCCCTCGTATCCCTGTCGCTGAGCCGCACCAGCATCCTGGTGCTAGACCCCACCCACTTCACCGGCCTGCATGCCCTGCGCTTTCTGTACATGGACGGCAACTGCTACTACAAGAACCCCTGCCCGCGGGCCCTGGAGGTGGCCCCAGGCGCCCTCCTCGGCCTGGGCAACCTCACGCACCTGTCGCTCAAGTACAACAACCTCACGGAGGTACCCCGCCACCTGCCCCCCAGCCTGGACACCCTGCTGCTGTCCTACAACCACATTGTCACCCTGGCACCCGAGGACCTGGCCAACCTGACTGCCCTGCGCGTGCTTGACGTGGGTGGGAACTGCCGCCGCTGCGACCACGCCCGCAACCCCTGCAGGGAGTGCCCAAAGAACTTCCCCAAGCTGCACCCTGACACCTTCAGTCACCTGAGCCGCCTCGAAGGCCTGGTGTTGAAGGACAGTTCTCTCTACAAACTAGAGAAAGATTGGTTCCGCGGCCTGGACAGGCTCCAAGTGCTCGACCTGAGTGAGAACTTCCTCTATGACTACATCACCAAGACCACCATCTTCAAGGACCTGACCCAGCTGCGCAGACTCAACCTGTCCTTCAATTACCACAAGAAGGTGTCCTTCGCCCACCTGCACCTGGCGTCCTCCTTTGGGGACCTGGTGTCCCTGGAGAAGCTGGACATGCACGGCATCTTCTTCCGCTCCCTCACCAACACCACGCTCCAGCCGCTGACCCAGCTGCCCAAGCTCCAGAGTCTGCGTCTGCAGCTGAACTTCATCAACCAGGCCCAGCTCAGCATCTTTGGGGCCTTCCCGAGCCTGCTCTTCGTGGACCTGTCGGACAACCGCATCAGCGGAGCTGCGACGCCAGCGGCTGCCCTGGGGGAGGTGGACAGCCGGGTGGAAGTCTGGCGGTTGCCCAGGGGCCTCGCTCCAGGCCCGCTGGACGCCGTCAGCTCAAAGGACTTCATGCCAAGCTGCAACCTCAACTTCACCTTGGACCTGTCACGGAACAACCTGGTGACAATCCAGCAGGAGATGTTTACCCGCCTGTCCCGCCTCCAGTGCCTGCGCCTGAGCCACAACAGCATCTCGCAGGCGGTTAATGGCTCCCAGTTCGTGCCGCTGACCAGCCTGCGAGTGCTCGACCTGTCCCACAACAAGCTGGACCTGTACCATGGGCGCTCGTTCACGGAGCTGCCGCAGCTGGAGGCGCTGGACCTCAGCTTCAACAGCCAGCCCTTCAGCATGCAGGGCGTGGGCCACAACCTCAGCTTCGTGGCCCAGCTGCCCTCCCTGCGCTACCTCAGCCTTGCGCACAACGGCATCCACAGCCGCGTGTCACAGAAGCTCAGCAGCGCCTCGTTGCGCGCCCTGGACTTCAGCGGCAACTCCCTGAGCCAGATGTGGGCCGAGGGAGACctctatctctgctttttcaaagGCTTGAGGAACCTGGTCCAGCTGGACCTGTCCAAGAACCATCTGCACACCCTCCTGCCTCGTCACCTGGACAACCTGCCCAAGAGCCTGCGGCAGCTGCATCTCCGGGACAATAACCTGGCCTTCTTCAACTGGAGCAGCCTGACCGTCCTGCCCCGGCTGGAAGCCCTGGATCTGGCGGGAAACCAGCTGAAGGCCCTGAGCAACGGCAGCCTGCCGCCTGGCATCCGGCTTCAGAAGCTGGACGTGAGCAGCAACAGCATCGGCTTCGTGATCCCCGGCTTCTTCGTCCGCGCCACTCGGCTGACAGAGCTTAACCTCAGCGCCAATGCCCTGAAGACAGTGGATCCCTCCTGGTTTGGTTCCTTAGCAGGGACCCTGAAAATCCTAGACGTGAGCGCCAACCCGCTCCACTGTGCCTGTGGGGCGGCCTTTGTGGACTTCCTGCTGGAGAGGCAGGAGGCCGTGCCTGGGCTGTCCAGGCGCGTCACATGTGGCAGTCCAGGCCAGCTCCAGGGCCGCAGCATCTTCACACAGGACCTGCGCCTCTGCCTGGATGAGACCCTCTCCTTGGACTGCTTTGGCCTCTCGCTGCTAATGGTGGCACTGGGCCTGGCAGTGCCCATGCTGCACCACCTCTGTGGCTGGGACCTCTGGTACTGCTTCCACCTGTGTCTGGCCCATTTGCCCCGACGGCGGTGGCAACGGGGCGAGGACACCCTGCTCTATGATGCCTTCGTGGTCTTCGACAAGGTGCAGAGTGCAGTGGCTGACTGGGTGTACAACGAGCTCCGCGTGCAGCTGGAGGAGCGCCGGGGGCGCCGGGCGCTCCGCCTCTGCCTGGAGGAGCGAGACTGGCTCCCTGGTAAGACGCTCTTCGAGAACCTGTGGGCCTCGGTCTACAGCAGCCGCAAGACCGTGTTCGTGCTGGACCACACGGACCGGGTCAGCGGCCTCCTGCGCGCCAGCTTCCTGCTGGCCCAGCAGCGCCTGTTGGAGGACCGCAAGGACGTCGTGGTGCTGGTGATCCTGCGCCCCGCCGCCTACCGGTCCCGCTACGTGCGGCTGCGCCAGCGCCTCTGCCGCCAGAGCGTCCTCCTCTGGCCCCACCAGCCCAGTGGCCAGGGTAGTTTCTGGGCCAACCTGGGCATAGCCCTGACCAGGGACAACCGTCACTTCTATAACCGGAACTTCTGCCGGGGTCCCACGACAGCCGAATAG
- the TLR9 gene encoding toll-like receptor 9 isoform X1, which translates to MGLGGVMGTGERNRNLPGGLGETEVEAFLGNPQGGGAEEVELGPCPDPAPILQGPYCAPHPLSLLVQAAALAVALAEGTLPAFLPCELQPHGQVNCNWLFLKSVPHFSAGAPRANVTSLSLISNRIHHLHDSDFVHLSNLRVLNLKWNCPPAGLSPMHFPCHMTIEPNTFLAVPTLEELNLSYNGITTVPALPSSLVSLSLSRTSILVLDPTHFTGLHALRFLYMDGNCYYKNPCPRALEVAPGALLGLGNLTHLSLKYNNLTEVPRHLPPSLDTLLLSYNHIVTLAPEDLANLTALRVLDVGGNCRRCDHARNPCRECPKNFPKLHPDTFSHLSRLEGLVLKDSSLYKLEKDWFRGLDRLQVLDLSENFLYDYITKTTIFKDLTQLRRLNLSFNYHKKVSFAHLHLASSFGDLVSLEKLDMHGIFFRSLTNTTLQPLTQLPKLQSLRLQLNFINQAQLSIFGAFPSLLFVDLSDNRISGAATPAAALGEVDSRVEVWRLPRGLAPGPLDAVSSKDFMPSCNLNFTLDLSRNNLVTIQQEMFTRLSRLQCLRLSHNSISQAVNGSQFVPLTSLRVLDLSHNKLDLYHGRSFTELPQLEALDLSFNSQPFSMQGVGHNLSFVAQLPSLRYLSLAHNGIHSRVSQKLSSASLRALDFSGNSLSQMWAEGDLYLCFFKGLRNLVQLDLSKNHLHTLLPRHLDNLPKSLRQLHLRDNNLAFFNWSSLTVLPRLEALDLAGNQLKALSNGSLPPGIRLQKLDVSSNSIGFVIPGFFVRATRLTELNLSANALKTVDPSWFGSLAGTLKILDVSANPLHCACGAAFVDFLLERQEAVPGLSRRVTCGSPGQLQGRSIFTQDLRLCLDETLSLDCFGLSLLMVALGLAVPMLHHLCGWDLWYCFHLCLAHLPRRRWQRGEDTLLYDAFVVFDKVQSAVADWVYNELRVQLEERRGRRALRLCLEERDWLPGKTLFENLWASVYSSRKTVFVLDHTDRVSGLLRASFLLAQQRLLEDRKDVVVLVILRPAAYRSRYVRLRQRLCRQSVLLWPHQPSGQGSFWANLGIALTRDNRHFYNRNFCRGPTTAE; encoded by the coding sequence ATGGGCCTTGGAGGTGTGATGGGCACTGGAGAGAGAAATAGGAACCTCCCTGGAGGGCTGGGAGAGACGGAGGTGGAAGCCTTTCTGGGAAACCCCCAGGGAGGTGGAGCAGAGGAGGTGGAGCTGGGGCCATGTCCTGACCCGGCGCCCATTTTGCAGGGCCCCTACTGTGCCCCGCACCCCCTTTCTCTCCTGGTGCAGGCAGCGGCACTGGCAGTGGCCCTGGCCGAGGGCaccctgcctgccttcctgcccTGTGAGCTCCAGCCCCATGGTCAGGTGAACTGCAACTGGCTGTTCCTGAAGTCTGTGCCGCACTTTTCGGCTGGAGCCCCCCGGGCCAACGTCACCAGCCTCTCCTTAATCTCCAACCGCATCCACCACTTGCATGACTCCGACTTCGTCCACCTGTCCAACCTACGGGTCCTCAACCTCAAGTGGAACTGCCCACCGGCCGGCCTCAGCCCCATGCACTTCCCCTGCCACATGACAATTGAGCCCAACACCTTTCTGGCTGTGCCTACCCTGGAGGAGCTGAACCTGAGCTACAACGGCATCACGACCGTGCCTGCCCTGCCCAGTTCCCTCGTATCCCTGTCGCTGAGCCGCACCAGCATCCTGGTGCTAGACCCCACCCACTTCACCGGCCTGCATGCCCTGCGCTTTCTGTACATGGACGGCAACTGCTACTACAAGAACCCCTGCCCGCGGGCCCTGGAGGTGGCCCCAGGCGCCCTCCTCGGCCTGGGCAACCTCACGCACCTGTCGCTCAAGTACAACAACCTCACGGAGGTACCCCGCCACCTGCCCCCCAGCCTGGACACCCTGCTGCTGTCCTACAACCACATTGTCACCCTGGCACCCGAGGACCTGGCCAACCTGACTGCCCTGCGCGTGCTTGACGTGGGTGGGAACTGCCGCCGCTGCGACCACGCCCGCAACCCCTGCAGGGAGTGCCCAAAGAACTTCCCCAAGCTGCACCCTGACACCTTCAGTCACCTGAGCCGCCTCGAAGGCCTGGTGTTGAAGGACAGTTCTCTCTACAAACTAGAGAAAGATTGGTTCCGCGGCCTGGACAGGCTCCAAGTGCTCGACCTGAGTGAGAACTTCCTCTATGACTACATCACCAAGACCACCATCTTCAAGGACCTGACCCAGCTGCGCAGACTCAACCTGTCCTTCAATTACCACAAGAAGGTGTCCTTCGCCCACCTGCACCTGGCGTCCTCCTTTGGGGACCTGGTGTCCCTGGAGAAGCTGGACATGCACGGCATCTTCTTCCGCTCCCTCACCAACACCACGCTCCAGCCGCTGACCCAGCTGCCCAAGCTCCAGAGTCTGCGTCTGCAGCTGAACTTCATCAACCAGGCCCAGCTCAGCATCTTTGGGGCCTTCCCGAGCCTGCTCTTCGTGGACCTGTCGGACAACCGCATCAGCGGAGCTGCGACGCCAGCGGCTGCCCTGGGGGAGGTGGACAGCCGGGTGGAAGTCTGGCGGTTGCCCAGGGGCCTCGCTCCAGGCCCGCTGGACGCCGTCAGCTCAAAGGACTTCATGCCAAGCTGCAACCTCAACTTCACCTTGGACCTGTCACGGAACAACCTGGTGACAATCCAGCAGGAGATGTTTACCCGCCTGTCCCGCCTCCAGTGCCTGCGCCTGAGCCACAACAGCATCTCGCAGGCGGTTAATGGCTCCCAGTTCGTGCCGCTGACCAGCCTGCGAGTGCTCGACCTGTCCCACAACAAGCTGGACCTGTACCATGGGCGCTCGTTCACGGAGCTGCCGCAGCTGGAGGCGCTGGACCTCAGCTTCAACAGCCAGCCCTTCAGCATGCAGGGCGTGGGCCACAACCTCAGCTTCGTGGCCCAGCTGCCCTCCCTGCGCTACCTCAGCCTTGCGCACAACGGCATCCACAGCCGCGTGTCACAGAAGCTCAGCAGCGCCTCGTTGCGCGCCCTGGACTTCAGCGGCAACTCCCTGAGCCAGATGTGGGCCGAGGGAGACctctatctctgctttttcaaagGCTTGAGGAACCTGGTCCAGCTGGACCTGTCCAAGAACCATCTGCACACCCTCCTGCCTCGTCACCTGGACAACCTGCCCAAGAGCCTGCGGCAGCTGCATCTCCGGGACAATAACCTGGCCTTCTTCAACTGGAGCAGCCTGACCGTCCTGCCCCGGCTGGAAGCCCTGGATCTGGCGGGAAACCAGCTGAAGGCCCTGAGCAACGGCAGCCTGCCGCCTGGCATCCGGCTTCAGAAGCTGGACGTGAGCAGCAACAGCATCGGCTTCGTGATCCCCGGCTTCTTCGTCCGCGCCACTCGGCTGACAGAGCTTAACCTCAGCGCCAATGCCCTGAAGACAGTGGATCCCTCCTGGTTTGGTTCCTTAGCAGGGACCCTGAAAATCCTAGACGTGAGCGCCAACCCGCTCCACTGTGCCTGTGGGGCGGCCTTTGTGGACTTCCTGCTGGAGAGGCAGGAGGCCGTGCCTGGGCTGTCCAGGCGCGTCACATGTGGCAGTCCAGGCCAGCTCCAGGGCCGCAGCATCTTCACACAGGACCTGCGCCTCTGCCTGGATGAGACCCTCTCCTTGGACTGCTTTGGCCTCTCGCTGCTAATGGTGGCACTGGGCCTGGCAGTGCCCATGCTGCACCACCTCTGTGGCTGGGACCTCTGGTACTGCTTCCACCTGTGTCTGGCCCATTTGCCCCGACGGCGGTGGCAACGGGGCGAGGACACCCTGCTCTATGATGCCTTCGTGGTCTTCGACAAGGTGCAGAGTGCAGTGGCTGACTGGGTGTACAACGAGCTCCGCGTGCAGCTGGAGGAGCGCCGGGGGCGCCGGGCGCTCCGCCTCTGCCTGGAGGAGCGAGACTGGCTCCCTGGTAAGACGCTCTTCGAGAACCTGTGGGCCTCGGTCTACAGCAGCCGCAAGACCGTGTTCGTGCTGGACCACACGGACCGGGTCAGCGGCCTCCTGCGCGCCAGCTTCCTGCTGGCCCAGCAGCGCCTGTTGGAGGACCGCAAGGACGTCGTGGTGCTGGTGATCCTGCGCCCCGCCGCCTACCGGTCCCGCTACGTGCGGCTGCGCCAGCGCCTCTGCCGCCAGAGCGTCCTCCTCTGGCCCCACCAGCCCAGTGGCCAGGGTAGTTTCTGGGCCAACCTGGGCATAGCCCTGACCAGGGACAACCGTCACTTCTATAACCGGAACTTCTGCCGGGGTCCCACGACAGCCGAATAG
- the TWF2 gene encoding twinfilin-2 has protein sequence MAHQTGIHATEELKEFFAKARAGSVRLIKVVIEDEQLVLGAFRELVGCWDQDYDGAVLPLLDAQQPCYLLYRLDSQNAQGFEWLFLAWSPDNSPVRLKMLYAATRATVKKEFGGGHIKDELFGTVKDDLSFAGYQKHLSSCAAPAPLTSAERELQQIRINEVKTEISVESKHQTLQGLAFPLQPQAQRALQQLRQKTINYIQLKLDLERETIELVHTEPTDVAQLPSRVPRDAARYHFFLYKHTHEGDPLESVVFIYSMPGYKCSIKERMLYSSCKSRLLDSVEQDFQLEIAKKIEIGDGAELTADFLYDEVHPKQHLAKRAFAKPRGPEGKRGHKRLIRGPGENGDDS, from the exons ATGGCGCATCAGACCGGCATCCACG CCACCGAAGAGCTGAAGGAGTTCTTTGCCAAGGCGCGGGCTGGCTCTGTGCGACTCATCAAAGTTGTCATTGAGGACG AACAGCTCGTGCTGGGCGCCTTtcgggagctggtgggctgctgggACCAGGACTATGACGGGGCTGTCCTGCCGCTGCTGGATGCCCAACAGCCTTGCTACCTGCTCTACCGCCTGGACTCGCAGAATGCCCAGGGCTTCGAGTGGCTCTTCCTCGCCTGGTCACCTGATAATTCCCCC GTGCGGCTGAAGATGCTATATGCAGCCACACGGGCCACAGTGAAGAAGGAGTTTGGAGGCGGCCACATCAAGGATGAGCTGTTCGGGACTGTGAAG GATGACCTCTCCTTTGCCGGGTACCAGAAGCACCTGTCGTCCTGTGCAGCGCCTGCCCCACTGACCTCGGCTGAAAGAGAACTCCAGCAGATCCGTATTAACGAG GTGAAGACAGAGATCAGCGTGGAGAGCAAACACCAGACCTTGCAGGGCCTGGCCTTCCCCCTGCAGCCGCAGGCCCAACGGGCACTTCAGCAGCTCAGACAGAAGACGATCAACTACATCCAGCTG AAGCTGGACCTGGAGCGGGAGACCATCGAGCTGGTGCACACAGAGCCCACGGACGTGGCCCAGCTGCCGTCCCGAGTGCCCCGAGACGCCGCCCGCTACCACTTCTTCCTCTACAAGCACACCCACGAGGGTGACCCCCTGGAGTCTGTGG TGTTCATCTACTCCATGCCCGGCTACAAGTGCAGCATCAAGGAGCGCATGCTCTACTCCAGCTGCAAGAGCCGCCTCCTCGACTCCGTGGAGCAGGACTTCCAGCTGGAGATCGCCAAGAAG ATCGAGATTGGTGATGGAGCGGAGCTGACGGCTGACTTCCTCTACGACGAGGTGCACCCCAAGCAGCACCTCGCCAAGCGGGCCTTCGCCAAGCCCAGGGGCCCCGAGGGCAAGCGGGGCCACAAGCGCCTCATCCGAGGCCCCGGCGAGAATGGGGATGACAGCTAG